Genomic segment of Kibdelosporangium phytohabitans:
GATCGTGGCGGTGCTCATCCGCAACCACACTCGCGGTGGCGCGGCGGCGCGCTGGATCGCCTCGCCGACCACGCGGGCGGAGTCCACGCGGGAGTCCATCATCGCCCGCAGGTTGGGGCCGTTGTAGCGGCAGTTGACGCCGCGACCGGCGAGGTTGATCACCGCGTCGCAGCCGTCGATCTCGTCGGTCCAGACCCCAAGTGCGCGGCCGTCCCACTGAACGGAACGAATTCCGGACGGCCGGCCACGGCTCAGCACCACCACGTCGTGCCCCGCCGCCGTCAGCGCACGACTCAGCAACCGGCCGATGTGCCCAGTCCCGCCCGGTATCACGATCTTCACCGAACTCCCCCTCCTGTGAGCAGTCGCTCAAACACGACTCCAACCCTGTTTGAGCAATCGCTCAAACAGGCAATCGGCTCCCGATGGGACTGTTCGGCCTAACTTTGGCTTGAACTGAGCATACTTTCGTTGACTGAATACAAAAGTATTCGTACGTTCCCTGGACAGCACGTGGAGAACCCTGCCTCTGTCCGCAAGGAGCAAAGATG
This window contains:
- a CDS encoding NAD-dependent epimerase/dehydratase family protein, producing the protein MKIVIPGGTGHIGRLLSRALTAAGHDVVVLSRGRPSGIRSVQWDGRALGVWTDEIDGCDAVINLAGRGVNCRYNGPNLRAMMDSRVDSARVVGEAIQRAAAPPRVWLRMSTATIYAHSLDVPPRRGDGSHRWQGKRCSRSPGLQRGHRQGVGEGATGHRHIAHAQGRAEDGDGDEP